The Oncorhynchus kisutch isolate 150728-3 unplaced genomic scaffold, Okis_V2 Okis01b-Okis20b_hom, whole genome shotgun sequence genome contains the following window.
ACAGGGTGTATTCAGTGAAGTGAAATGTTCTGAACATTGCTGATAGAAATGTATTGTATAGAGTTGACACGATTCCCTGTTCAACCTGACAGACAGTTCTATCTGTTCTTaacaatacatttctatctgaacgttctgTAAGGTTTCACCCTATTGAACATTGATTTAGCTGCACCATATTACACACAAGTCATTTAAAGGACTAATTGAATGTGAAGGTTTGAAAGCAGAAGAGATGTGATCAACACTGAAGAATGTGTGAAATAACTGACttaaaaaaaataacttgttttaatTACTTCAAAATAATTTCTCTCTACAAGTTGCTAGAGCTGTCTTTTATAAAAGGTATACAAACTGTAATATTAATGATTGACTGAAATGTAATGTAAACACCAGAGTAAAAAGAGACAACCAACCCCAGTACCCCCTATTAATGTGCTGGGTGGACACAGCACCCCAAACACACAGACATTGGTTTCCTCATAAGATATACTGGTGATGAGAAATACACACCAGAGTAAAAAGAGACAACCAACCCCGGTCCCCCCTATTAATGTGCTGGGTGGACACAGCACCCCAAACACACAGACATTGGTTTCCTCATAAGATATACTGGTGATGAGAAATACACACCAGACTAAAAAGTGACAACCAACCCCGGTCCCCCCTATTAATGTGCTGGGTGGACACAGCACCCCAAACACACAGGGTGTATTCAGGTGGTgacaatgtaatgtaaatgtaaagGAATCTGTTACTTTATTGTAACTAATCCCTATTCATTTTATAACAGTTTTACTGAAGCCAGTTCAGCTGCTAAGCAGTTAACCTCAGAGTGTAATAAATGTTTGAGACAGTTACATCGCTGTCAGCAATATGAGTGGATAAGATGATTGAGATACTGGTATGGTGTTATGTAAGTCATAAGAAGTTTTTACCAACTGAAATGTGAGACAAATAGAACAAGCCTCCAGTATCTTCAATATATCAAACTGTAGATAAAAATGACACATTCAATTTCTACGTTTTATAAACTGAAATTGAAATGTTTTCATTCTATCTGTTAAATATTCATTTAATATGGTTCCACCAGGGTGATACATCAAATGAAGCAAAGCACGAGGTAACgaccatctacatcacaagcatgaggtgaggagacagttcagatgtgtttacaagctaAACAATATCAATAATAGGTGAACATATATATTAAGTTGTTGATGGGGATTAATGCCACTAAAATGGAACTAAATCAGGTCAGATTAGACTTAATGAAAAGTATTTTAGTTGTAGTGGGGCAACATGGACTCACTCCATTACAGTATATGAGGTTCAGTAGAAGTAACATGGACTCAGTCCATTACAGTATATGAGGTTCAGTAGAAGTAACATGGACTCAGTCCATTACAGTATATGAGGTTCAGTAGAAGTAACATGGACTCAGTCCATTACAGTATGTGAGGTTCAGTAGAAGTAACATGGACTCAGTCCATTACAGTATTTGACGGTCAGTGGAAGTAACATTGGAATCTCTTTGATAAATGAAACTTTTGATATTGTTATAACAATTAGTAATGAAATCTTGCTTATGTAAATTCAGTGAAATTCAACTCAGAGACAAATATGACATTAAAAAGTCATGTAATGGGAATGTGGTGCTCCTGGAAGTGGGAGGTGCTagttagacacagacacacagaggtctCTCCTACAATCCATGTCCTTTCCCAGAGTGGTCCATAATTAACTTTTGCTTGGTTGGCACTTCCAACCAGATATAAGGAGGCTGAGGCCCCATCATCCATAAGTCAGATACCTTCTTCCTCTGTGGTAAGACTCTCTCCACCTTCTTAGAGTTGTATATTTGTCTCATCCTTGTACTCAGCATCTGAGGCAGTAGCTAACTGCACTGTTTGAATGGACTTCTGCATGTCTCTTGTAAGATTTGACAATATGCAAATCAAATGTGACAATCTTTTCTTATAAATGTTTTACAGTAAATCTCTAATTTTTATTTGTTTGTAAATTGAGTCTAGAATGTAACTGGGTTTTCAGCGGTATTAATTTTAATCAAATAACAAGGTAAAGTGTGTTGTCACTAGGAAAATGAATGTTACCACCTCAGCTCCTGAgtcttttatttcaccttaatttaaccagggaGACTTGTTGACTTGTTGACTTGTTGACTTGTTGACTTGTTGACTTGTTTACCAGTTAGACttgttgagaacacgttctcatttgcaactgcgacctggtctaAGTCACCGCAACTCAGGTGTCACTGCAGGCCTTGGTTcgattccgggctgtatcacaaacggctgtgatcgggagtcccatagggcagtgtaCAGTTGGCAcagcccgggttaggggagggattgGCGGGGTTAGGCTGTTATtgcaaaataagtatttgttcttaactgccttgcctagttaaatgaaggtataaAAGATGAATTGGACATGGCTGTAATGATTGAGATAAATGCTTTCTAGGCCTTCGGGGACTAAATGATGAGGCTTTGGACCACAGGAGGAtggtggtaccttaattggggaggatgggcttgtggtaGTGACTGGAGAGGAaaaggtggaatggtatcaaaaacatcaaacacatggcttCCAGGTgtctgatgccattccattttctacgctccagtcattactatgagccctcctcccctcagcagcctccactgctttaGACTTGTGCTTTTTCACAACACCTTATGTTTCACAGGGTCCTCTAAGAAGTACACATTCATCTGTAGGAGGGGAAAAAGAAGGTGAGACACAGTTTGAGTCTCCACATAAAAAGTGATGAGAATATTTGGTTAGAGATACCGCTCACCTAACTCTGTTGACTGGGGAGGAAGCACCACAGAGTCAATCATGTTTCTTGTTTCATCTCTTTCCTAGTTATCCGTCACCATGAGTACGGACGCGGAGATGAAAATCTACGGCAAGGCTGCCATATACCTTCGTAAATCtgagaaggagaggatggaggcaCAAGCCGCACCCTTTGATTCAAAGAACTCCTGCTATGTGACAGACAAGGCGGAGCTGTACCTTAAGGGTCTGGTCACTGCCAGGGCCGACGGGAAGTGTACTGTAACAGTCACGAAACCTGACGGTACTAAGGAGGTAAGTCTGATCTGAAAAGTAGTCAAGTTTGTGCAATTACTCAATTTCTTGAAAACTCATCGAAATGATCAAAAACATTTCAATATAAAATATTTAACAAAATAAACATTATGAAGaatttcttgttttttttgtagccAGAATATAACCTTCAAACACATCATCTTTAACGCAGCTACTTAACAATGGCATAGATTGTTTGTAATTGACTAGTCAAGAAACACCAGATATGTGTCAGTGGGTGATAACTAAGTAGTTGGATTAAATGTTGATATGCATTTTTTTAAAGATTCAACATGTATTTAATGAGCAAAAAGCATTCAGTCATGTCCACTTTGATCTGTGTGTAATctagatttctgactgtttcaggaAGGAAAAGAGTTCAAAGATGCAGACATCTATGAGATGAACCCCCCTAAGTACGACAAGATTGAGGACATGGCCATGATGACCTACCTGAATGAAGCCTCTGTGTTGTATAACCTCAAAGAGCGTTATGCAGCATGGATGATCTATGTAAGAAAcctgcacatacaaacacacatacatgaacataataaatacacacatacatgaacataataaatacacacatacagtactacacataatTAAATGGTAGAAACCAAAACATATCAATACAGTAGACCCACATCAGTTTACCAAAGTACACCCACATCCTCACATAAATCCAGGTAAAAGTACATCTGACTTTGTTAATCTCCTAAATTAATTATGCTTTCATCCAGACCTACTCTGGGCTCTTCTGTGCCACGGTGAACCCCTACAAGTGGCTCCCTGTGTACGACTCAGATGTTGTCAACGCCtacagagggaagaagaggatggAGGCTCCACCCCATATCTTCTCCGTCTCTGATAACGCCTTTCAGTTCATGCTGATTGGTACGATAtctcatggatggatggataaatggatggaaggatggttggatggatggacggaAGAATGGattgttggatggatggatgattggatggatggttggatggatggatggatggacggatgaAAGGATGGTCGGTTGGATGAATGGATGATTGGATGGATGCATCAATGGAAATTGAAATATGCTTCAGAGAGGTATCTCCTATTTTCTAGTTTAGGTAATAACAGTTTGCTGGGAATATCTGATTTCACTACCCTTGAATGGAAAATGTTCCAAATTGAAATCCGTGATGATGCTATGAATGAAATAATGTCCCCTGAATGTTGCTTGAGTATGAAAAGTTATGtgttttttggttccagataaggAGAACCAGTCCGTCCTGATTACGTAAGTTGTTTACTAAAATGTCACTTGAGAAAGTGTCACTTGATGTGATGAAATACATGACATTATGAATGGATTAGAGCATCAGGCTCTGTGTAATAGCGAGTCGATGAGAAGGATTATTTGTTAAAGACTTATGTCAGAACACAGGTTAACAGTGTATTTTTCTATGCTATTTCTTAGTGAAAGCCAATCTGACACTCAAACATGTAACTAaaacccctctttctctgtcatatAAACCAGCGGAGAATCCGGTGCAGGAAAGACTGTCAACACCAAGCGTGTCATCCAGTACTTTGCCACCATTGCAGTGTCtggtggagagaagaagaaggaagtAGACCCAAGCAAAATGCAGGTAGGTTGTTCTTATGCATGCCTTTTAATTTCAGTTTGGTTGAATCATGTTTCAAGAAAAGTGATCAATTGAGAAAAATGTGCTTTACCAGTTTCTGAGCAAGTTGTGTTTGTCTCAATCAGGGTTCTCTTGAGGATCAGATCATTGCAGCTAACCCTCTGCTGGAGGCTTACGGTAATGCCAAGACAGTGAGGAACGACAACTCGTCTCGCTTTGTAAGTAGTATGAAGGGCACACTGTGGAAGTTACCTTATATTCGAAAGATGTATTTCAGTAGTTCCCTATTGTCATTTCAATAGATGTGCAACAAACTGTAATGTTTAAAGGGGTCTATCAAAGTAAAATGTTGATTAATTTGTTGGCCTATTTCTAAAACCCATGTTCTACTAAAGGGTAAATTCATCAGGATTCACTTCCAAGGTGGTAAACTGGCTAAAGCTGATATTGAGACCTGTGAGTTGGTTTTGATTATTTCTCAATGCCTTCCTAAATCCACACAGATCTTTTTTTGAAGATCATATAGACAAATATAATCTAATAtgatattatattataatatactctctctctttctctctctcttcctctctcagacCTGCTGGAGAAGTCCAGAGTGTCCTTCCAGCTGCCCGATGAGAGAGGCTACCACATTTTCTTCCAGATGATGACAGGCCACAAACCTGACATAGTTGGTACGACAAAGTAGAGTTTCAGGAGAAATTATTCCCACCCCCATCTGTGGAACTTCAAAAAAATATAATACTATTACAATGATTACATCCAAGGTAACAAGGCATCTAGACATGGGTCAGGTCTCTGGGAAATATCTATCAAGTAATACACTGTGATGCACTAGTAATACTACATGTATCATTGAGTCCATCTATTGAgtaaaagagggagagatactgtaaAGGTAGGAGAGCAGAATTCTAAGAGATTTAACTGACAAGCTGTTCTCCTTTGTCCACAGAAATGTCGCTCATCACTACCAACCCCTACGACTTCCCCATGTGCAGTCAGGGACAGATCGCTGTGGCCAGCATTAATGACAAGGAAGAGTTGGATGCCACAGATGTGAGTCAAACAAAGGGTTAACCAAAGTCTACATATAGAATGGCTAGGACCACCATACACACTGAATGCTCTGTGCAATTACAACTTGGTGGCAGCTGGGAATATTCATGTATTTTTAGTTTGATTCTAAATGCCTTGTGTTAGTTAAGCATGTGCCTCAAGGAACTCTTCATGCCTTCACACTTCTCCTTGAGGCACATACATGTAAGACATCCACAAGAGAGCGCCACTATGTGCCCTGTGGAACTGTGTAAAACAAATGTTGTGCTGCCATCTACTAATGTGTTTGCCAAGAGTCAAATCTATCCATCCCATTTGTTCTGCAGTGAGCAGCACAGAACTGTAGTGTAACTGAGCAAACTACCGTTCAGTTCATCACTGTTGTACTTCCTCTTTAATGTCAGGATGCCATTACAATCCTGGGCTTCACTAATGATGAGAAGGTTGGCATCTACAAGCTGACAGGAGCTGTATTGCACCATGGAAACTTGAAATTCAAGCAGAAGCAGCGTGAGGAGCAGGCCGAGCCAGACGGCACAGAGGGTGAGTCCCACTCATAGATATACAATATGTAAAGCATTAGTCCCATTCCCAGTccccaacatagaaatagaacacAGGACAGACAGTGCCACATGAAAGTCAGGCAGGAGATCATTTTTGGAGAACAGGTACAACCTCCTCAAATGACTTGAAGTTATGGATGTGGGTGAATCAAAACCTAACCCACAAAGAAGTTATCCAAACTAATTTGCCAGTTTAACGTCAGAAAAAAAGCGTTCTTGTGTGACCGAATCTGTTGTTGTTGGTTGTCTCTCCAGTGGCTGATAAAATTGGCTACCTGCTGGGCCTGAACTCAGCTGAGATGTTGAAGGCTCTGTGCTACCCCAGAGTGAAGGTTGGCAATGAGTATGTGACCAAGGGACAGACTGTGCCTCAGGTAAGACTGCAAAACACAGTATCTACCAATTTCTGAGCACCGTAATATTTTTGGGGATGAGTGCATTGCTTTTTAAAAATTGTGATGCTGTTTATCCCAAGGTCTTATCACCTTATCACCAGACATGGTCAATAGCTAATGTATTCATTTGAGGTATTATCATTGCAGGTTAATAACTCAGTCAGTGCTCTGGGCAAGTCCATCTATGAGAGGATGTTCTTGTGGATGGTCATCCGTATCAATGAGATGTTGGACACCAAGAATCCAAGGCAATTCTATATCGGTGTTCTTGACATTGCCGGGTTTGAGATCTTTGATGTGAGTATGAGACCAGAACAAGACAATTAGTTCTGATTGAGATGGATTACAAACTTGTATGATGAAATGATCCCTTTTAAAACTCCATCAACAGTACAACAGCATGGAGCAGCTGTGCATCAACTTCACCAATGAGAAACTGcaacagtttttcaaccacaccatgTTCGTCCTGGAGCAAGAGGAGTACAAGAAGGAGGGAATCGTCTGGGCCTTCATTGACTTCGGCATGGACTTGGCTGCCTGCATTGAGCTTATTGAGAAGGTAAGATGTCTGTGAGGTTTATAATGGGCCTCAACAGCAAAGCTCAAATGGAACGCTGTGTGAGATATTATCAGCATCTGACTGTTGAGATCTCAATATGTTTCCTATTATGTTCCTCTAAATGAATATAATCCTGTAATAGAATGTTTACTAAAGGAATTAATGTGATCCTAAATGGAAATATCACTAATTTGATATACATCTCTTTTCGTAAAGCCATTGGGCATCTTCTCCATCCTTGAAGAGGAGTGCATGTTCCCCAAGTCTTCAGACACCACCTTCAAGGACAAGCTGTACGCCCAGCATCTTGGCAAAACAAATGCGTTTGAGAAGCCCAAGCCTGCCAAAGGCAAGGCAGAGGCCCACTTCTCCCTGGTTCACTACGCCGGTACTGTGGACTACAACATCACTGGGTGGCTGGAGAAGAACAAGGACCCCCTGAACGACTCAGTTTGTCAACTGTACGGGAAGTCAGGAGTCAAACTTCTGGCTGCCCTGTATCCACCTGCCCCTCCTGAGGGTAAGACTAGCACTAGTTACAATTTCCTTTAAAGTCTGAATATATCACAATTTCTCAGGGTTTATTACTGGATTAATTTACTCATACAATGGGTGTTATTCTACACAATCTGATTGGCAGCATTTGCCTCTAGATACGTGTGAAGTTAACCAGAGATTCTCTGGATTATAATTAGTgtgtttgctgaagacaagaccACTCTAGATTTCTTACATATTCTTATTATTATTCTATTTATTCCACCCGCTCTAGGAAATGTACTTTTCTAGTTATCTTTAACTTTTCCCCATTTTAACAGATAAAGCCAAGAAAGGAGGCAAGAAGAAGGGTGGTTCCATGCAGACTGTGTCCTCCCAGTTCAGGGTGAGCTTTTGAAATGTGCATATTTAGTCCTTCAAAAGTTGCATTGATTatcataaatgatgtctgagaaaATGGTTTGTAACCCTCTTACAGGAGAACTTACAAAAGCTGATGACCAATTTGAGGAGCACTCATCCTCACTTTGTGCGCTGCCTGATCCCCAACGAGTCAAAAACTCCAGGTACAAGAAATATTGAGTTAAATATGTCATCTTATCAGTACAGTATCAGTAACCTTAACAATCCCAATCTTTAATCTGTTTATGAGTATTAAAAGAGACTTGTTTTGTTTTACCAGGTCTGATGGAGAACTTCCTGGTTATCCACCAGCTCAGGTGTAATGGTGTACTGGAGGGTATCAGGATCTGCAGAAAGGGCTTCCCCAGCAGAATAATCTATGCTGATTTCAAGCAGAGGTACATACGCACTCAAAcacaactgcacacacacaccacataacatATCTGCTCCAAGGGTTTTCCCAACATCAGAATATTCTTACCTTTTATGTAATATAACCAACTTATTACAACTTGACATATTTTAAAAATGTCTTCTCATTCAGGTACAAAGTACTGAATGCCAGTGTCATCCCTGAGGGCCAGTTCATGGACAACAAGAAGGCTTCCGAGAAGCTGCTTGGgtccattgatgtgaatcacgaggattacaagtttggacacaccaaggtCAGTCAAAAACCCCCAGTAAAAGCtgacaacaaaacacaactaTTATGATAATTTAAAATCACTTCAGTTGGTATTCCCACTATTTTATTATTTCTTCTTCATTTAACTAAAATGGAAAAAGTGGAAAATCATTGTAGTTTTGTTTTCTTCTTCAAAGTCATTCATTACAAGTTTGGAAGAGAAACTAAAGTCATTATCATGCGCATGGTGTTATAGTGGTATGGCTGCAGTTATCTGTATCTGTGTACATTattcatctacagtgccttcagaaagtattcacacccctaaaaaTCGTAAATTTTTTTGTGAATTTTTTTTGAATGTATttgaatgtcaaagtggaagaaaaattctaacatttgtaaaaaccaattatgaaaaataaaacactaatacatCTTGGTTATTCAACCCTCTGAGCCAACACATGTTAGACttccttttggcagcgattacagctgtgagcctttctgggtaagtctctaagagctttccacacctggattgtacaatatttgaacATTACTCTTCaaacaattcttcaagctctgtcaagatggttgttgatcattgctagacagccattttcaattcttgccatatattttcatcccgatttaagtcaaaactgaacTTGGCAACTCAGAAACATTCTGTGTCATCTTGgtaacaactccagtgtatatttggccttctgctttgggttattgtcctgctgaaaggtgcatttgtctcccagtgtctattgtaaagcagactgaaccaggttctcctttagggtttttcctgtgcttagctctactcCGTTTCTTTTTATCGTAAAAAAAACTGCCTCGTTTTTGTCAACAACaagcatacccacaacatgatgcagccaccaccatgtttgaggAGTGGTTcttagtgttgtgttggatttgccataatgtgttgtattcaggacataaagtacatttctttgccacattcttttgcagttttacttaagcgccttattgtaaacaggatgcatgttttggaatattattaatctgtacaggcttccatttTTTCACTCGGTCATTTAcattagtgttgtggagtaactacatgttaatccatcctcagttttctcctgtcacagccgttaaattctgttttaatgtcaccattggcctcatggtgaaatccctgagaggtttccttccactctggtaactgagttaggaagcaTGCCTGTATCTTagtattgactgggtgtattgatacaccatccaaagtgtgatCAATAACTTCACCCTGCTCAAATGGTTACTCAAtgtcttttttttacccatctaccaataggtgcctttctttgcaAGTCAAgggaaaaacctccctggtctttgtggttgaatctgtgtttgaaatttactgctcgactgagggaccttacagataattgtatgtgtggggtagagatgagcaagtcattaaaaaatcatgttaaacactattattgcacacagagtgagtccatgttaagcacatttttactcctgaacttcattaggcttgccataacaaaggggttgagtacttattgacagaagacatttcagcttttcatttcaaattaattaatttgtaaaaatgtaacatatttccactttgacattatgggctattgtgtgaaGGCCAATaacacaacatctcaatgtaattcattttaaattcaggctggaaaAAGTTGAGGtctgtgaataatttctgaaggctctgtacaaCAGTACAATAACTAACAACTTAGAAACAACCTCTCCCATGGTTTGTTTGTAACCATTGCAGAGTTAATGTTGTTTAAATCAATCTAGTGGTGTTGTTCCCCTCTTTTGATTCAACCCTTTCTATCTGTGGTTCCATTGACCATGTTAACCTGTGTCTCAGGTGTTCTTCAAAGCCGGTCTGCTGGGTGtcctggaggagatgagagatgagaagcTGGCCTCTCTGGTCGGCATGGTCCAGGCTCTCAGCCGTGGATTCCTCATGAGGAGAGAGTTCACcaagatgatggagaggaggtgaggaataGTAGACATCTTGGCAAAGCTTTCTGTCAACCACCTGTATCTAATGCATTAtgattacatactgtatatgctgTGAGTTGTTCAGAATGAGAAAGTACATCTTATAATGGTCTACTAAAGCTTTTGGGTAAATTAATTTAGTCCAGAAATGGATGtggcaactaaggattctagctttatcGCTGCAGTTTGGGATTTGGCTGTTCAATTGTCATTTACATTTGTGATATTAACCCATTCATTTTTTGAAAAATATCAAATTCTTGTTGAGCTTAACATGCATGACctgtcagtccttgcatctagaGAGCTGTCTGTGAGTTTAAGATGGGTTACATTTCCCTACACCGATTCCTCAGCTGTTAACAAAAGGGGGCAGAGGATTTGTTGTTCTTTTACTCCGACTTcaatttcatgttgaattcacgttagttgacaactcaaccagatgtaaatcaaaataaaatgttgAACTGAAGTGTGGGACGTCACTCACCACTATGTCCTTTCTGTTGAACAGAGATTCCATCTTCGCCATCCAGTACAACATCCGCTCATTCATGAATGTGAAAACCTGGCCATGGATGAAGTTGTACTTCAAGATCAAGCCCCTGCTGCAGAGCGCTGAGACTGAGAAGGAGCTGGCCAACATGAAGGAGAACTATGAGAAGATGAAGACAGATCTGGCCAAGGCTCTGTCCACAAAGAAGCAAATGGAGGAGAAGTTGGTGGCCCTGACGCAGGAGAAGAACGACCTGGCGCTCCAAGTAACATCTGTGAGTGAGCAACGACCTACATGAAGGCACATTTAAACacacatttacatacacacacaggcacactgtTATTGCCCATGTTATTTATATATTTCATGATTTGGTCTGACATATTTGACTAAATGAAGTCTATATTTTCATACACAAAAGTAGCCCGCTGATTTTTTCTCCTGTTCTGAAACCAGGAAGGAGAGAGTCTGAACGATGCTGAGGAAAGGTGTGAGGGGCTCATCAAGAGCAAGATCCAGCAGGAGGCCAAAATCAAAGAGACGACCGAGAggctggaggatgaggaggagatcaATGCTGAGTTGACTGCCAAGAAGAGGAAGCTGGAGGATGAGTGCTCTGAGCTGAAGAAGGACATTGATGACCTGGAGCTCACCCTGGCCAaagtggagaaggagaagcaCGCCACTGAAAACAAGGTCTTGGGTCTTACAGTCTAACCAAACAATAATCAACTCAAAACATAGTTAACAGAAATGGAATTCAAGTTGTATTGTGGGTGCAGGAAAAATCAAGACACAATAGTAGAATTCTCCCAACATTCATTGTATGTTCTGCTACCCCTCATTTATGACTTCCATTCAGTACACTGGCATGGTGAACACTGGCATCTAGTGTTGAATCTATAGTACAGTAATTGTTGATGCAGTTCTAATCTAAACGAACTGAATGCAATATataagaatatatatacataacTCCCCTTTATGGTTAAGTATAATTATGTTGTGGCCATTTAAAGGTTAAAaacctgacagaggagatggcGTCTATGGATGAGAGTGTTGCCAAGCTCACCAAGGAGAAGAAAGCCCTCCAAGAGGCCCACCAGCAGACACTGGATgacctgcaggcagaggaggacaAAGTCAACA
Protein-coding sequences here:
- the LOC109877457 gene encoding myosin heavy chain, fast skeletal muscle-like — translated: MSTDAEMKIYGKAAIYLRKSEKERMEAQAAPFDSKNSCYVTDKAELYLKGLVTARADGKCTVTVTKPDGTKEEGKEFKDADIYEMNPPKYDKIEDMAMMTYLNEASVLYNLKERYAAWMIYTYSGLFCATVNPYKWLPVYDSDVVNAYRGKKRMEAPPHIFSVSDNAFQFMLIDKENQSVLITGESGAGKTVNTKRVIQYFATIAVSGGEKKKEVDPSKMQGSLEDQIIAANPLLEAYGNAKTVRNDNSSRFGKFIRIHFQGGKLAKADIETYLLEKSRVSFQLPDERGYHIFFQMMTGHKPDIVEMSLITTNPYDFPMCSQGQIAVASINDKEELDATDDAITILGFTNDEKVGIYKLTGAVLHHGNLKFKQKQREEQAEPDGTEVADKIGYLLGLNSAEMLKALCYPRVKVGNEYVTKGQTVPQVNNSVSALGKSIYERMFLWMVIRINEMLDTKNPRQFYIGVLDIAGFEIFDYNSMEQLCINFTNEKLQQFFNHTMFVLEQEEYKKEGIVWAFIDFGMDLAACIELIEKPLGIFSILEEECMFPKSSDTTFKDKLYAQHLGKTNAFEKPKPAKGKAEAHFSLVHYAGTVDYNITGWLEKNKDPLNDSVCQLYGKSGVKLLAALYPPAPPEDKAKKGGKKKGGSMQTVSSQFRENLQKLMTNLRSTHPHFVRCLIPNESKTPGLMENFLVIHQLRCNGVLEGIRICRKGFPSRIIYADFKQRYKVLNASVIPEGQFMDNKKASEKLLGSIDVNHEDYKFGHTKVFFKAGLLGVLEEMRDEKLASLVGMVQALSRGFLMRREFTKMMERRDSIFAIQYNIRSFMNVKTWPWMKLYFKIKPLLQSAETEKELANMKENYEKMKTDLAKALSTKKQMEEKLVALTQEKNDLALQVTSEGESLNDAEERCEGLIKSKIQQEAKIKETTERLEDEEEINAELTAKKRKLEDECSELKKDIDDLELTLAKVEKEKHATENKVKNLTEEMASMDESVAKLTKEKKALQEAHQQTLDDLQAEEDKVNTLTKAKTKLEQQVDDLEGSLEQEKKLRMDLERAKRKLEGDLKLAQESIMDLENDKQQADEKIKKKDFETTQLLSKIEDEQSLGAQLQKKIKELQARIEELEEEIEAERAARAKVEKQRADLSRELEEISERLEEAGGATAAQIEMNKKREAEFQKLRRDLEESTLQHEATAAALRKKQADSVAELGEQIDNLQRVKQKLEKEKSEYKMEIDDLSSNMEAVAKAKGNLEKMCRTLEDQLSELKTKNDENVRQVNDISGQRARLLTENGEFGRQLEEKEALVSQLTRGKQAFTQQVEELKRAIEEEVKAKNALAHGVQSARHDCDLLREQFEEEQEAKAELQRGMSKANSEVAQWRTKYETDAIQRTEELEEAKKKLAQRLQEAEETIEATNSKCASLEKTKQRLQGEVEDLMIDVERANALAANLDKKQRNFDKVLAEWKQKYEEGQAELEGAQKEARSMSTELFKMKNSYEEALDHLETLKRENKNLQQEISELTEQIGETGKSIHELEKAKKTVETEKSEIQTALEEAEGTLEHEESKILHVQLELNQIKGEVDRKIAEKDEEMEQIKRNSQRVVDSMQSTLDSEIRSRNDALRVKKKMEGDLNEMEIQLSHSNRQASEAQKQLRNIQGQFKDAQLHLDDAVRAAEDMKEQVAMVERRNGLMVAEIEELRVALEQTERGRKVAETELVDASERVGLLHSQNTSLLNTKKKLETDLVQVQGEVDDIIQEARNAEEKAKKAITDAAMMSEELKKEQDTSSHLERMKKNLEVTVKDLQHRLDEAENLAMKGGKKQLQKLESRVRELETEVEVEQRRGVDAVKGVRKYERRVKELTYQTEEDKKNVGRLQDLVDKLQMKVKSYKRHSEEAEEAANQHMSKFRKVQHELEEAEERADIAETQVNKLRAKTRDSGKGKEVAE